The following are encoded in a window of Streptomyces sp. 11x1 genomic DNA:
- a CDS encoding AAA family ATPase, with translation MTPTDTATALPARQILPAEQRHATELDFLAAHDEGPRPPGWRLTPRSVVTFVCGSGGEALKLAKPHETLPDKLVIAPKFVGERALVERCVVTLAGERGLLLVGEPGTAKSMLSELLSAAVCGTSALTVQGTAGTTEDAFRYGWNYALLLAQGPTPQALVDSPVLGAMRSGRVARVEEITRCLPEVQDALVSILSDRRVSVPELSGTDDAQVAAAPGFTVIATANLRDRGVSEMSAALKRRFNFETVHPIADVDAETALVRRQAEAAVQRAGAAFGVDDAVLDVLVTVFRDLRAGRSAEGWDVERPGTVMSTAEAVSVAASLGVAAAYLPGGDALDLVPGHLLGVVRKDDPADHARLLGYWDGPVRRRAEDGSAMWRRLWDLRENLR, from the coding sequence ATGACCCCGACCGACACGGCGACGGCCCTTCCGGCCCGGCAGATCCTGCCCGCCGAGCAGCGCCACGCCACCGAACTCGATTTCCTCGCCGCCCACGACGAGGGTCCGCGGCCGCCCGGCTGGCGCCTGACCCCGCGTTCCGTGGTCACCTTCGTCTGCGGCAGCGGCGGCGAGGCCCTGAAGCTGGCCAAGCCGCACGAGACGCTGCCGGACAAGCTGGTGATCGCGCCCAAGTTCGTCGGCGAACGCGCCCTGGTCGAACGGTGCGTGGTCACCCTCGCCGGCGAGCGCGGCCTGCTGCTCGTCGGCGAGCCCGGCACGGCCAAGTCGATGCTCTCCGAGCTGCTGTCGGCCGCCGTGTGCGGCACCAGCGCGCTCACCGTGCAGGGAACCGCCGGCACGACCGAGGACGCCTTCCGCTACGGCTGGAACTACGCCCTGCTGCTCGCTCAGGGCCCCACCCCGCAGGCGCTGGTCGACTCGCCGGTGCTCGGCGCGATGCGCTCCGGCCGGGTGGCGCGGGTCGAGGAGATCACCCGCTGTCTGCCGGAGGTGCAGGACGCCCTGGTGTCGATCCTGTCCGACCGCCGGGTGAGCGTGCCCGAGCTGTCCGGCACGGACGACGCCCAGGTCGCGGCGGCGCCCGGGTTCACGGTCATCGCCACGGCCAACCTGCGCGACCGGGGTGTCTCGGAGATGTCGGCCGCCCTCAAGCGCCGCTTCAACTTCGAGACCGTGCACCCCATCGCCGACGTCGACGCCGAGACTGCCCTGGTCCGGCGGCAGGCGGAGGCGGCGGTGCAGCGGGCGGGCGCGGCCTTCGGCGTGGACGACGCGGTGCTCGACGTGCTGGTCACCGTCTTCCGCGATCTGCGTGCGGGGCGTTCCGCCGAGGGCTGGGACGTGGAGCGTCCGGGCACGGTGATGTCCACCGCCGAGGCCGTGTCGGTCGCGGCCTCGCTCGGGGTGGCCGCCGCGTACCTGCCGGGTGGGGACGCGCTCGACCTCGTCCCCGGGCACCTGCTGGGCGTGGTCCGCAAGGACGACCCGGCCGACCACGCCCGGCTGCTCGGCTACTGGGACGGCCCGGTGCGCCGTCGCGCCGAGGACGGCTCGGCGATGTGGCGCCGCCTCTGGGACCTGCGGGAGAACCTTCGGTGA
- a CDS encoding hemolysin family protein — MSFPTALFVTVLLLIGSGFFVAAEFALVAARRHRVEQAAASGRRGAHAALAGMRELSLMLAGAQLGITVCTLGLGAVSKPAISHELDPLLHDLGLPSAVSYGVAFVVAMVVVVFLHMVVGEMAPKSWAIAHPERSAMLLSPAFRAVVRAVRPLIGLLNRVSNALVRLCRVTPRDELASVHNREQLTHLVEESQRLGLISEADSELITRSLTEPETPVRELAVPAAEITSVDADADAEAVLRAAAEHDRTRLPVRAPDTTVLGSVHARDALVARARGRAVTARSLARPVPRLGDDATVADAIDVLRRHRATLAVVHDDTGRLTGLVSLDDLLARYLQPRTV; from the coding sequence ATGAGCTTCCCCACGGCGCTCTTCGTCACCGTCCTGCTGCTGATCGGCAGCGGCTTCTTCGTCGCCGCCGAGTTCGCGCTCGTCGCCGCCAGACGGCACCGTGTCGAGCAGGCCGCCGCCTCGGGCCGGCGCGGCGCGCACGCCGCGCTGGCCGGCATGCGGGAACTGTCCCTGATGCTCGCCGGCGCACAACTGGGCATCACCGTCTGCACCCTGGGCCTGGGCGCCGTGTCCAAGCCCGCCATCTCCCACGAACTCGACCCCCTGCTGCACGACCTGGGACTGCCCAGCGCCGTCAGCTACGGAGTGGCCTTCGTGGTCGCGATGGTCGTCGTGGTCTTCCTGCACATGGTCGTCGGCGAGATGGCACCCAAGTCCTGGGCCATCGCCCACCCCGAGCGGTCCGCGATGCTGCTGTCCCCGGCCTTCCGGGCCGTGGTCCGGGCCGTCCGCCCCCTGATCGGACTGCTCAACCGCGTCAGCAACGCCCTGGTACGACTGTGCCGGGTCACACCGCGCGACGAACTCGCCTCCGTCCACAACCGCGAGCAGCTCACCCACCTCGTCGAGGAGTCGCAGCGCCTCGGCCTGATCAGCGAGGCCGACTCCGAGCTGATCACGCGTTCGCTGACGGAGCCCGAGACGCCGGTGCGCGAACTCGCGGTCCCGGCCGCCGAGATCACCTCGGTGGACGCGGACGCCGACGCCGAGGCCGTTCTCCGCGCCGCCGCCGAGCACGACCGTACCCGGCTCCCGGTCCGCGCCCCGGACACTACGGTCCTCGGCTCCGTCCACGCCCGCGACGCCCTGGTCGCCCGGGCGAGGGGCCGCGCGGTCACGGCCCGCAGCCTCGCCCGGCCCGTACCGCGACTGGGCGACGACGCGACCGTGGCCGACGCGATCGACGTCCTGCGCCGCCACCGCGCCACGCTCGCCGTCGTCCACGACGACACGGGGCGCCTCACCGGCCTCGTCAGCCTGGACGACCTACTGGCGCGCTATCTGCAGCCGAGGACGGTCTGA
- a CDS encoding DUF5682 family protein: MTTTQDPRAAVTVLADSAAPYLLGVRHHSPALAAAVPALLDASGADVVCVELPADFQHWLPHLAAPGTLAPVALAGASEGGRLGFYPFADFSPELAALRWARERGKEVVCCDLPMSHPAWSTDRPGTDANRPGTDTSRPEAVTDELLPATGRQATETGEPFPDTGRATTNTGEPFPDTGRPATDPDRPKASLVSPTAFAAALTAAGTGRDGDDLWDRCVEVLAPGCTPEAIRRAALGVGWALRSDAETAGGVPSVDLAREAHMRDTIARAAAGGRRVAAVIGAFHAPALTHAAHVDADPADAQDGGVGPTAEETAGAGGAGGAVSAARADGVAAGARGAGLVGEHPPVVTSLVPYAFDLLDSRSGYPAGIRDPRWQQAVFTAGGDPELLYGAAARAITDVCRELRAAGHTAGTGEATETLRVAGDLASLRGLAAPGRGEVLEALTTVMGQGEPLGRGRALARALEVVLVGTDRGRIAPGTPRSGLGPSVEAEVAALRLPGPEDPASRELRLDPLRSTLDGRREILLQRLAVCGAGYGESVEVTGTGDGTALTTRWRVSWTPAVPVRLDLAGIRGVTAALAAEGTLRETFRRESAHGGPTCALVLAGLRAAARCDLPALVADRLADAAVVLPASATLPELLEGLDLLEALRRGHLPGTTREGRSAAAELAVDLLEAAVRALPGLAGSDQPEDAAALVALSSRAGEHRLGLRMDDALSTLARSGSPLIQGAALAARVLLDLDGADTVGTRAAGWIDTATGPDGRRALALRLSGLLSGAAPLLQSAPTALDLLLDRIDTLTDQGFLDRLPALRGGFDTLTPAGRDRLLGTVTERLGDRLDLSLTASPELLALWTAADTAGLMAVDSLRLPIGTAPAGSADNTTTARTPSDGAVATEGTVTTEGTVGARAPHAAVTADATRPATAADAPHPTAQPSVAPLHLSPTDRWRLLLGRESEKLPQDARRYAHALDELYGAGRGEGSSDLGRGGPGQGGSQEVSFPTAREWGEELDALFGAEVREEVLARAADRGRTDVLAELDPKAVRPSVDLLTSVLNLAGGMPEQQLARLRPLVRRLVDELAKELATRMRPALTGLATPRPTRRPGGRLDLPRTLRANLASTHRTADGRTVVVPERPVFSTRSRKEADWRLILVVDVSGSMEASVIWSALTAAVLGGVPTLSTHFLAFSTEVIDLTDRVDDPLSLLLEVRVGGGTHIAAGLAHARSLVTVPSRTLVVVVSDFEEGYSLGGLLGEVRALASSGVHLMGCAALDDTGTPRYSVPVAQQLVAAGMPVAALSPLALARWVGDRLRGESR; this comes from the coding sequence GTGACGACCACTCAGGACCCGAGGGCCGCCGTCACGGTCCTCGCCGACTCGGCGGCGCCGTACCTGCTGGGGGTACGGCACCACAGCCCGGCCCTCGCCGCGGCCGTGCCCGCCCTGCTGGACGCGTCCGGCGCGGATGTCGTCTGCGTGGAGCTGCCGGCCGACTTCCAGCACTGGCTGCCCCACCTCGCCGCGCCGGGCACCCTCGCGCCGGTCGCCCTTGCCGGGGCGAGCGAGGGAGGCCGCCTCGGCTTCTACCCGTTCGCCGACTTCTCCCCGGAACTCGCCGCCCTCCGCTGGGCCCGGGAGCGAGGGAAGGAAGTGGTGTGCTGCGACCTGCCGATGTCCCATCCGGCGTGGAGCACGGACCGTCCGGGGACGGACGCGAACCGTCCGGGGACGGACACGAGCCGACCGGAGGCGGTGACGGATGAGCTCCTCCCGGCCACGGGCCGACAGGCGACAGAGACGGGAGAGCCCTTCCCGGACACCGGCCGTGCGACCACGAACACGGGAGAGCCCTTCCCGGACACCGGCCGACCGGCGACGGACCCGGACAGGCCGAAGGCGTCCCTCGTCTCGCCCACCGCCTTCGCGGCGGCGCTCACCGCCGCCGGAACCGGTCGTGACGGTGACGATCTGTGGGACCGGTGTGTGGAGGTGCTCGCTCCCGGTTGTACGCCCGAGGCGATCCGCCGGGCGGCTCTCGGCGTGGGGTGGGCGTTGCGCAGCGACGCCGAGACCGCGGGCGGCGTGCCGTCGGTCGACCTGGCCCGGGAGGCGCACATGCGCGACACGATCGCCCGCGCGGCGGCGGGTGGGCGCCGGGTGGCGGCCGTGATCGGCGCCTTCCACGCCCCGGCGCTGACGCACGCGGCCCACGTGGACGCCGACCCGGCCGACGCGCAGGACGGAGGGGTCGGACCCACCGCCGAGGAGACGGCCGGCGCGGGTGGTGCGGGTGGTGCGGTGTCGGCCGCGAGGGCGGACGGCGTCGCGGCCGGGGCCCGGGGAGCGGGCCTCGTCGGGGAGCACCCGCCGGTCGTCACCTCGCTCGTGCCGTACGCCTTCGACCTCCTCGACTCCCGCTCCGGGTATCCGGCGGGCATCCGTGACCCGCGCTGGCAGCAGGCGGTGTTCACGGCCGGGGGCGACCCCGAGCTGCTGTACGGCGCCGCCGCGCGGGCCATCACCGATGTGTGCCGGGAGCTGCGCGCTGCCGGGCACACCGCGGGCACGGGCGAGGCGACCGAGACCCTGCGGGTGGCGGGCGACCTGGCCAGTCTCCGGGGGCTCGCGGCCCCCGGCCGGGGTGAGGTCCTGGAGGCGCTGACGACGGTGATGGGCCAGGGCGAGCCGCTCGGCCGGGGCCGGGCCCTCGCCCGGGCGCTCGAAGTGGTGCTGGTCGGCACCGATCGGGGCCGGATCGCACCGGGCACCCCTCGTTCCGGTCTGGGCCCGTCCGTGGAGGCGGAGGTGGCCGCGCTGCGGCTGCCCGGCCCGGAGGACCCCGCCTCGCGCGAACTCCGGCTCGACCCGCTCCGCTCCACCCTCGACGGCCGCCGCGAGATCCTGCTCCAGCGGCTCGCGGTGTGCGGTGCGGGCTACGGCGAATCCGTGGAGGTGACCGGCACGGGCGACGGCACGGCACTCACCACCCGGTGGCGCGTGTCGTGGACCCCGGCCGTCCCTGTCCGGCTCGACCTGGCCGGGATCCGGGGGGTGACCGCGGCCCTGGCCGCCGAGGGCACCCTGCGGGAGACCTTCCGCCGGGAGTCGGCGCACGGCGGGCCCACCTGTGCTCTGGTCCTCGCCGGGCTTCGGGCGGCGGCCCGCTGCGACCTGCCCGCGCTGGTCGCCGACCGGCTGGCGGACGCGGCCGTCGTGCTCCCGGCCTCGGCCACCCTGCCCGAACTGCTCGAAGGGCTGGACCTGTTGGAGGCGCTGCGGCGGGGCCACCTGCCCGGCACCACGCGCGAGGGCAGGTCGGCGGCGGCCGAGCTGGCCGTCGACCTCCTGGAGGCGGCGGTCCGCGCGCTGCCCGGTCTCGCGGGCAGTGACCAGCCGGAGGACGCGGCCGCGCTCGTCGCGCTCTCGTCCCGGGCCGGCGAACACCGCCTCGGGCTGCGCATGGACGACGCCCTGAGCACGCTCGCGCGCTCCGGCTCCCCGTTGATCCAAGGGGCCGCTCTCGCCGCGCGGGTGCTGCTCGACCTCGACGGCGCCGACACCGTCGGGACGCGCGCGGCAGGCTGGATCGACACGGCCACCGGGCCCGACGGCCGCCGCGCGCTCGCCCTTCGGCTCAGCGGTCTGCTCAGCGGCGCCGCGCCGCTGCTCCAGTCCGCACCGACCGCACTGGACCTGCTGCTCGACCGGATCGACACGCTCACGGACCAGGGCTTCCTCGATCGGCTGCCCGCCCTGCGCGGCGGCTTCGACACGCTCACCCCGGCCGGCCGCGACCGTCTGCTCGGTACGGTCACCGAACGCCTCGGCGACCGCCTCGACCTGTCCCTCACCGCCTCCCCGGAACTCCTCGCGCTGTGGACGGCGGCGGACACGGCGGGCCTGATGGCAGTCGACTCCCTCCGGCTGCCGATCGGTACGGCCCCGGCGGGGTCTGCCGACAACACCACCACCGCGCGGACCCCGTCTGACGGCGCGGTGGCAACCGAAGGCACCGTGACGACCGAAGGCACGGTGGGCGCCCGCGCCCCGCACGCGGCCGTCACGGCCGACGCCACCCGCCCTGCCACCGCCGCCGACGCGCCCCACCCCACCGCCCAGCCGTCCGTCGCACCCCTCCACCTCTCCCCCACCGACCGCTGGCGGCTGCTCCTCGGCCGGGAGAGCGAGAAGCTGCCCCAGGACGCCCGGCGTTACGCGCACGCGCTCGACGAGTTGTACGGCGCCGGCCGGGGAGAGGGCTCTTCGGACCTCGGCCGGGGCGGCCCCGGTCAGGGCGGTTCGCAGGAGGTGTCGTTCCCCACGGCCCGGGAGTGGGGCGAGGAGTTGGACGCGCTGTTCGGCGCCGAAGTCCGTGAGGAGGTGCTGGCGCGGGCCGCCGACCGGGGCCGTACGGACGTACTGGCCGAGTTGGACCCCAAGGCCGTCCGCCCGTCGGTCGATCTGCTGACCTCCGTGCTGAACCTCGCGGGCGGCATGCCCGAACAGCAACTGGCCAGGCTGCGCCCGCTGGTACGCCGACTGGTCGACGAACTGGCCAAGGAGCTTGCCACCCGGATGCGCCCCGCGCTCACCGGTCTGGCCACCCCGCGTCCGACCCGGCGCCCCGGTGGCAGGCTCGACCTGCCGCGCACCCTGCGGGCCAACCTGGCGAGCACCCACCGTACGGCGGACGGCCGGACCGTGGTCGTACCGGAGCGGCCGGTGTTCAGCACCCGGTCGCGCAAGGAGGCGGACTGGCGGCTGATCCTGGTCGTCGACGTGTCCGGGTCGATGGAGGCCTCCGTCATCTGGTCGGCGCTGACCGCGGCCGTCCTGGGGGGCGTGCCCACGCTGTCGACGCACTTCCTGGCGTTCTCGACCGAGGTGATCGACCTGACCGACCGGGTGGACGACCCGCTGTCGCTGCTGCTGGAGGTCCGGGTCGGCGGCGGCACGCACATCGCGGCGGGGCTCGCGCACGCCCGTTCCCTGGTGACCGTGCCCAGCCGGACCCTCGTGGTCGTGGTGAGCGACTTCGAGGAGGGCTACTCGCTGGGCGGCCTCCTGGGGGAGGTCCGGGCCCTCGCGAGTTCGGGTGTGCACCTGATGGGCTGTGCCGCCCTGGACGACACGGGTACCCCGCGCTACTCGGTGCCCGTTGCCCAGCAACTCGTCGCGGCCGGCATGCCGGTCGCCGCCCTCAGTCCCCTCGCCCTCGCCCGCTGGGTGGGGGACCGCCTCCGCGGAGAGAGCCGATGA
- a CDS encoding hemolysin family protein, with protein MSVADAVLGLVAVLVLTAGTGYFVAQEFAYVSADRLALAREAEVGDRRAARALTVLERLSFMLSGAQLGITVTGLIVGFIAEPSVSALLEPALNGVGVPEGAVGGISVVLAFVGATVVQMVFGELAPKNLALAVPERLAKSLAASTLAYLKIVGPVVHIFDSAANRLLRRVGVEPVEELHHGATLEELGHLIGESHEQGELPRDTAELLDHALGFSDRTLDEVMVPRAGAVFVRKDASAAEAVELIAKHGHSNYPVLGDHPDDVAGVLGVRELMRLPGRPLTTTAGALARRPLLLTDTLPLPDAVTRMRERDDEFAVVLDEHGGVAGIVTYEDIAEELVGDIADESDTVVELAVPDGTGWLVDAGRRLDEVADATGVALPEEEDYDTVAGLFVDRLGRFPAIGDRLTVDLPDGGSAVIDVRTLDRHVPDTVRLERLPAREHEETQA; from the coding sequence ATGAGCGTCGCCGACGCCGTGCTCGGTCTGGTGGCCGTCCTCGTCCTCACCGCCGGAACCGGTTATTTCGTCGCCCAGGAGTTCGCCTACGTCTCCGCCGACCGGCTCGCCCTGGCCCGGGAGGCGGAGGTGGGGGACCGGAGGGCGGCGCGGGCCCTGACGGTGCTGGAGCGGTTGTCGTTCATGCTGTCCGGCGCACAGCTCGGCATCACCGTCACCGGCCTGATCGTCGGCTTCATCGCCGAACCGTCCGTCTCCGCCCTCCTCGAACCCGCCCTGAACGGCGTCGGTGTCCCGGAGGGCGCGGTCGGCGGGATCTCCGTGGTCCTGGCCTTCGTCGGGGCCACCGTCGTGCAGATGGTGTTCGGCGAGCTGGCCCCGAAGAACCTCGCGCTCGCCGTCCCCGAGCGGCTGGCCAAGTCCCTGGCCGCCTCCACGCTTGCCTACCTGAAGATCGTGGGGCCCGTCGTGCACATCTTCGACAGTGCCGCGAACAGGCTGCTGCGCCGGGTGGGCGTCGAGCCCGTCGAGGAACTGCACCACGGAGCGACCCTGGAGGAGCTGGGCCACCTCATCGGTGAGTCCCACGAGCAGGGCGAACTGCCCCGGGACACCGCCGAACTCCTCGACCACGCCCTGGGGTTCTCCGACCGGACCCTGGACGAGGTCATGGTGCCGCGCGCGGGCGCCGTCTTCGTCCGCAAGGACGCCTCCGCAGCCGAGGCGGTCGAACTGATCGCGAAACACGGCCACTCGAACTACCCCGTGCTCGGCGACCACCCCGACGACGTCGCCGGGGTGCTGGGCGTCCGTGAGCTGATGCGACTGCCCGGCCGGCCCCTCACCACCACCGCCGGCGCCCTCGCACGGCGCCCACTGCTGCTGACGGACACCCTGCCGCTGCCGGACGCCGTGACCCGGATGCGGGAGCGCGACGACGAGTTCGCCGTCGTCCTGGACGAGCACGGCGGAGTCGCCGGCATCGTCACGTACGAGGACATCGCCGAGGAACTCGTGGGCGACATCGCCGACGAGTCCGACACCGTCGTCGAACTCGCCGTCCCCGACGGCACCGGATGGCTGGTGGACGCCGGCCGCCGCCTCGACGAGGTCGCCGACGCCACCGGTGTCGCACTGCCCGAGGAGGAGGACTACGACACCGTCGCCGGGCTGTTCGTGGACCGCCTCGGCCGTTTCCCGGCCATCGGCGACCGGCTCACCGTCGACCTGCCCGACGGGGGGAGCGCGGTCATCGACGTACGCACGCTCGACCGACACGTGCCGGACACCGTCCGTCTGGAACGGCTGCCCGCGCGTGAGCACGAGGAGACCCAGGCATGA
- a CDS encoding SWIM zinc finger family protein: protein MNAELPPVAPEVVAAAVESLTSRLRKKLDAAVETYAALPVEADGGVLRVRCGEDAEVALTPGPSGAVTDAERAVCSCLLAPRCLHRAAVLSACPVADAEDMADAEDMAAAEPEAEPADTAADDLHGSDGEAPAAGPAVGANGSRTAGGSSVTIAPAEDPRQADPSTPVGTTRPTETGNTGTTGTGTGVSPADGAGDLGRGGGKPPTPAQVAAAAGLWAATAAVLAAGVPAAGAVPQAELLRAAHTARLAGLHRAEAAALRVVRGLRGARARHDGHRLADLVAAVRELLLTTGLLASADTDPALVGTARRAYRPGGGLRVHGVCREPVISATGYGGVVTHLISDDGSWYSVADVKPGGPARARGAAKATVALGSGTLDHAGLSRGGLLISGATVSPEGRLGSGKGVRATPLAGLSWTAGPLAALFARPLAEAVAERLTGGPGADPEQAELEARRLIGCDLVLVGAAGDHLFAREVSGSGESADSGLLVRLTPANGHPDLAHTANFRQLAGRPGLRIRVLGRLEPDRAATLRPLAIGPVPGTEATLRLPDEWQGHADLGYDRLRGAHFPPQDALPEVDGPAGAPADPLAEAPLWRLRRLVEVAVSGGRRAVAEPARDSDRDGAGAALRRSGFTAGADLATALTAEADRRSRDVFGRVTDPDPDRYARAWLATAVYLTGTERALIQSTWRLPTPTT from the coding sequence ATGAACGCCGAACTGCCCCCGGTGGCACCCGAGGTGGTGGCCGCCGCCGTGGAGAGCCTGACCTCCCGGTTGCGCAAGAAACTGGACGCCGCGGTCGAGACGTACGCGGCCCTGCCCGTCGAGGCCGACGGCGGTGTCCTGCGCGTCCGGTGCGGCGAGGACGCCGAGGTCGCACTGACGCCGGGCCCTTCGGGTGCGGTGACCGACGCCGAGCGGGCGGTGTGCAGTTGCCTGCTCGCACCCCGCTGTCTGCACCGTGCCGCCGTCCTGAGCGCCTGCCCGGTGGCCGACGCCGAGGACATGGCCGACGCCGAGGACATGGCCGCGGCCGAGCCGGAGGCCGAGCCGGCCGACACGGCGGCGGACGACCTCCACGGAAGTGATGGTGAGGCCCCGGCGGCCGGCCCGGCCGTCGGAGCCAATGGCTCTCGCACAGCGGGCGGATCCTCCGTCACCATCGCCCCGGCCGAAGACCCGAGGCAGGCCGATCCCTCCACTCCCGTCGGCACGACCAGACCCACCGAAACCGGCAACACAGGCACCACCGGCACCGGCACCGGCGTGAGCCCCGCCGACGGGGCCGGCGACCTCGGCCGGGGCGGCGGCAAGCCCCCCACCCCCGCCCAGGTCGCCGCCGCGGCCGGTCTCTGGGCGGCCACCGCGGCCGTGCTCGCCGCCGGGGTCCCGGCGGCGGGGGCGGTGCCGCAGGCGGAGTTGCTGCGGGCCGCGCACACCGCGCGCCTCGCCGGACTTCACCGTGCCGAGGCGGCGGCCCTGCGGGTCGTCCGGGGACTGCGCGGGGCCCGCGCCCGGCACGACGGCCACCGGCTGGCCGACCTGGTCGCCGCCGTGCGCGAACTGTTGCTCACCACCGGCCTGTTGGCGTCGGCCGACACCGACCCCGCCCTCGTCGGCACGGCGCGGCGCGCCTATCGGCCGGGCGGCGGTCTGCGGGTGCACGGTGTGTGCCGGGAACCGGTGATCTCGGCCACCGGATACGGCGGTGTCGTCACCCACCTCATCTCCGACGACGGAAGCTGGTACTCGGTCGCCGACGTGAAACCGGGCGGTCCGGCCCGTGCCCGGGGCGCCGCCAAGGCAACCGTCGCCCTCGGCTCCGGGACCCTCGACCACGCAGGCCTCTCCCGGGGCGGACTGCTGATCTCCGGCGCCACGGTCTCTCCGGAGGGCCGCCTCGGCTCCGGCAAGGGCGTGCGGGCCACTCCGCTCGCAGGTCTCTCCTGGACGGCGGGCCCGCTCGCCGCCCTGTTCGCCCGCCCCCTCGCGGAGGCGGTGGCCGAGCGGCTCACCGGCGGCCCGGGGGCAGACCCCGAGCAGGCGGAGCTGGAGGCGCGCCGACTGATCGGCTGCGACCTGGTCCTCGTCGGCGCGGCGGGCGACCACCTGTTCGCCCGCGAGGTGTCCGGCTCCGGGGAGTCGGCCGACAGCGGTCTCCTCGTCCGGCTGACCCCGGCCAACGGCCACCCCGATCTCGCGCACACCGCCAACTTCCGTCAGCTGGCCGGCCGTCCCGGGCTGCGCATACGGGTGCTCGGGCGCCTGGAACCCGACCGTGCGGCCACGCTCCGCCCGCTCGCGATCGGCCCGGTCCCGGGCACCGAGGCCACGCTGCGGCTGCCGGACGAGTGGCAGGGGCACGCCGACCTGGGCTACGACCGCCTGCGGGGCGCGCACTTCCCGCCACAGGACGCGCTGCCCGAGGTCGACGGCCCCGCCGGGGCGCCGGCCGACCCGCTCGCCGAAGCTCCGCTGTGGCGGCTGCGCCGACTGGTCGAGGTCGCCGTCTCCGGAGGCCGCCGCGCGGTCGCCGAGCCGGCCCGCGACAGCGACCGGGACGGAGCGGGCGCGGCACTGCGGCGCAGTGGGTTCACGGCGGGCGCGGACCTGGCGACCGCGCTCACCGCGGAGGCGGACCGTCGCTCCCGCGACGTCTTCGGACGCGTCACCGACCCCGACCCGGACCGCTACGCCCGCGCCTGGCTCGCCACCGCGGTCTACCTGACCGGCACCGAACGCGCCCTGATCCAGTCCACATGGCGGCTCCCGACCCCCACCACCTGA